A window of Citrus sinensis cultivar Valencia sweet orange chromosome 7, DVS_A1.0, whole genome shotgun sequence contains these coding sequences:
- the LOC102624241 gene encoding uncharacterized protein LOC102624241, which produces MHGRRSLVPNLEPIDLELEKTLRTHKQVKNKMDLQPQERPFKDYFSPLANLSTSCIRYPNVAARSFELKPSVLNCLPTFYGLENEDPYNHLNDFHAICQTFKYENFSDDDVKLRLFPFSLKDRARSWLNTLPANSISSWEQMVMKFLNKYFPVHKTNAIRREISEFIQREDEQFFETWERFNGLLLKCPHHGYEKWHQCQYFLEGLLPNVQEWLMATSGGELMSKSASEIWEFFQRQADNSQQRSRSFRNTRRIKGVNEVHIGESTSGIKEVKEIVEGLARQIASLSTAKSTEPHDPDSYSDQANAIGVMRKPSNYNPYSNTYNPGWRDHPNFSWSQGFQQNGPAAPAPPIPQIPQASQPPFRPYNQNQNYSQPRPWEDSFQNLKNLTHSTIEQQNRTIDGLRNELRAGFNSQAQSVSSLEKMVGQLASSVQTLAMTVEKGKFPSQPVPNPKGVHEASTSSPQQHGEVKAVMTLRKGKEVDNKVEMPVTKENQIVPVNVEESSPEEKEETNPREYVPKALFPQRLAKGKKEKSTGEILKIFKQVSINIPLLDAIKQVSSYAKFLKDLCTKKRNMHVQKKAFLTKNVSSILQHKIPLKCKDPGSPTISCSIGNHTIENALLDLEASVNLLPYSVFVKLGLGELHPTPVVLQLADRSTKIPRGIVEDVLIQVDKFYFPVDFIVIDTQPIQDSRKHIPIILGRPFLATADAHIQCRTGNMQLSFGNMTMELNIFNIAKQPHSADDGIVDVDLIEALVDDTFVSNLSDPLQTCLTHFGLDFDIDRSVDEVNALLDSAPSMDTNKWKSRVEQLAPSEKKLIPSSESPPKLELKPLPNTLEYAFLGEERTLPVIISSPLNDEQKGKLLDVLKEHKGALGWTIADIKGINLVDCMHYIHLDENAKSTREMQRRLNPNMKEVVRTEVLKLLDAGIIYPISDSSWVSPVQVVPKKSGVTVVTNADNELIPTRVTTGWRVCIDYRKLNSVTRKDHFPLPFIYQMLDRLAGHEFYCFLNGYSGYNQIPIAPKDQEKTTFTCPFGTFAYRRMPFRLCNAPATFQRCMLSIFSDMVEQFLEVFMDDFSVFGDSFYQCLHHLTLVL; this is translated from the coding sequence atgcatggtcgaaggtcattagtacccaatcttgaacctatagaccttgaacttgagaaaacacttcgcacacacaaacaagtaaaaaataaaatggatttgcaaccacaggagaggccatttaaagattatttcagtcctttagcaaatttgagcacatcatgtataagatacccaaatgtagctgctaggagttttgaattaaaacccagtgtgctaaattgtctccccacattttatggcctagaaaatgaggatccatataatcatctgaatgattttcatgccatttgtcaaacttttaaatatgaaaatttttcagacgatgatgttaaacttagactattcccattttctttaaaagatagagctcgttcatggttaaatactttacctgctaatagcatttcatcatgggaacaaatggtaatgaaatttttgaataaatatttcccggtgcataaaaccaacgctattcgcagggaaatctcggagtttatccagagagaggacgagcagtttttcgaaacatgggagcgattcaatgggctactcttgaagtgtccacatcatgggtacgagaaatggcaccaatgccaatactttttagaGGGATTattaccaaatgtgcaagaatggctaatggcaacaagtggaggagagctaatgtcaaaaagtgcatcagagatttgggaattcttccagcgacaagcggataattcccaacaacggagtcgatcattcaggaatactagaagaattaagggagtaaatgaggttcacattggtgagtcaacttcgggaatcaaagaagtcaaggagatagttgaaggtcttgctcgacaaatagcatcgttatcgactgctaaatcaacagaaccacatgaccctGACTCATACTccgatcaagccaatgccataggtgtaatgagaaagccatcaaattacaacccatactccaacacatataaccctggatggagagaccaccccaatttttcatggtctcaaggattccaacaaaatggaccagcagctccagctccaccaattcctcaaattcctcaagcctctcagcccccatttagaccatacaatcagaaccaaaactactctcaacctagaccatgggaggattcattccagaatctcaagaatcttactcactctacgattgagcaacagaaccgcaccattgatggactacgaaatgaattgagagcgggcttcaactcacaagcccaatcagtttcaagcctcgagaagatggtgggacaacttgcttcttcagttcagaccttggcaatgaccgttgagaaaggtaagtttccaagtcaaccagtgcctaaccctaaaggagtgcatgaagcaagtaccagttcaccacagcagcatggggaagtcaaagcagtaatgaccttgcgaaaaggaaaagaagtcgacaacaaagtggagatgccggtgacaaaagaaaatcaaattgtacctgtgaatgttgaggaatcatcaccggaggagaaagaagaaaccaacccacgagaatacgttccgaaagctctatttcctcagaggttagcgaaaggaaaaaaggaaaaatccacaggtgagattctcaaaatcttcaaacaggtaagtattaatatccctttacttgatgctataaaacaagtttcatcttatgccaagtttcttaaagacctttgtactaaaaagagaaatatgcatgttcaaaagaaggcatttttaacaaaaaacgttagttctatactccaacataaaattcctttaaaatgcaaagacccaggctcccccactatctcatgtagtatagggaaccacacaattgagaatgctttgttggatttagaagctagtgtaaatcttttgccttactctgtattcgtgaaacttggacttggagaattacacccaactccagtggtgttacaacttgcagatcggtccacaaaaatacctcgtggtattgtggaggacgtgcttatccaggtagacaagttttattttcctgttgatttcattgtaattgacactcaaccaatacaggattcaaggaagcacatccccattattctaggccgacctttcttggcaactgcggatgctcacattcaatgcaggactggaaatatgcagttatctttcggcaacatgactatggagctgaacatcttcaacattgccaaacaacctcacagtgcagatgatggaattgttgatgtggatttaattgaagcattagttgatgatacttttgtttcaaaccttagtgatcctttacaaacatgtttaactcactttggtttggattttgatattgacagatcggtcgatgaggtcaacgccttgcttgactcagcaccatctatggacactaataaatggaagtcaagagttgagcaactagcaccatcagagaagaaactcatcccatcatcagaatcaccaccgaaactcgagctcaaaccattacccaacactctggaatatgcatttttgggagaagaaaggactctgccggtaatcatctcatcacccctaaatgacgaacaaaaaggtaagttgttggatgttttgaaagagcacaaaggggcattaggatggaccatagcagacataaaaggtataaacctagtagactgcatgcattacattcaccttgatgaaaatgctaaatctactagggaaatgcaacgtcggttaaatcctaacatgaaagaagttgttagaacagaagtccttaagctattagacgcaggtatcatttaccccatttctgatagttcatgggtcagtcctgtgcaagttgtccccaaaaagtcaggagtcactgtagttaccaatgccgataatgaattgatacccactagagtaactacaggatggcgtgtatgcattgattatagaaagttgaattctgtcacacgtaaagaccattttcctttaccatttatttatcaaatgcttgatagattagcaggccatgaattttattgctttctaaatggctactcaggatataatcagattcccatagcaccaaaagatcaggagaaaactactttcacttgcccttttggcacatttgcatatagaagAATGCCATTtagattatgtaatgcacctgctacatttcaacgatgcatgttgagcattttttctgatatggtggaacaattccttgaagtctttatggatgatttttctgtctttggtgactcgttttatcaatgtttacatcatctaacactagttctgtag